One window from the genome of Rhodopseudomonas sp. P2A-2r encodes:
- a CDS encoding DUF445 domain-containing protein yields MKTINTTSFASPGDAARATELRRVKALATLVLAGCFAVFIVARLLLPMHSAFGFVAAFAEAATIGGLADWYAVVALFRRPLGLPIPHTAIIQGNQNRIADKLGEFIEVHFLEAGPVEAKLREVDFASFVADWLGDRKRSADLARFVLRLLPEAMSATETSGLTGFISRRVMTQLQSIDLAPLIAGTARGFIRDGRHQGLLDDLLRALHGALTEPQTLAVIKEKIRNELPTLLKLYRTDTFLVKRIVASATAFFEEVRNDPAHPFRGEFDRMLLSFVDKLENEPGFTGRIDGLKRDLLARPELAELAGNLWSNARSLIARSASGESTVLQHHLANMFVAAGATLAADSEMRGEINQGVVVVLRSFIADQKSGVSTFIADQVKAWDMGQLIGVIEVNIGRDLQYIRFNGSLIGGLAGLALYTIEVLLRL; encoded by the coding sequence ATGAAGACGATCAATACGACCTCCTTCGCCAGCCCCGGCGACGCCGCGCGCGCGACGGAACTGCGCCGGGTGAAGGCGCTGGCCACCCTGGTGCTGGCCGGCTGTTTCGCGGTGTTCATCGTCGCCAGGCTGCTGCTGCCCATGCATTCCGCCTTCGGCTTTGTGGCGGCCTTCGCCGAGGCCGCCACCATCGGCGGGCTGGCCGACTGGTATGCCGTGGTCGCGCTGTTCCGCCGGCCGCTAGGGCTGCCGATCCCGCATACGGCGATCATCCAGGGCAACCAGAATCGCATCGCCGACAAGCTCGGCGAATTCATCGAGGTGCATTTTCTCGAGGCGGGGCCGGTCGAGGCCAAGCTGCGCGAGGTGGATTTCGCGTCCTTCGTCGCGGACTGGCTCGGCGACCGCAAGCGCAGCGCCGATCTCGCGCGCTTCGTGCTGCGGCTGCTGCCGGAAGCGATGTCGGCCACCGAGACCTCGGGCCTCACCGGCTTCATCAGCCGCCGCGTGATGACCCAACTGCAGTCGATCGATCTGGCGCCGCTGATCGCCGGCACCGCCCGCGGTTTCATCCGCGACGGCCGCCATCAGGGATTGCTCGACGATCTCCTGCGCGCGCTGCACGGCGCACTGACCGAGCCGCAGACGCTGGCTGTCATCAAGGAGAAGATCCGCAACGAACTGCCGACGCTGCTGAAGCTGTACCGCACCGACACGTTTCTGGTGAAGCGCATCGTGGCGTCGGCCACCGCGTTCTTCGAGGAGGTGCGCAACGATCCGGCGCATCCGTTCCGCGGCGAGTTCGACCGCATGCTGCTGTCGTTCGTCGACAAGCTCGAGAACGAGCCCGGCTTCACCGGCCGCATCGACGGCCTCAAGCGCGACCTGCTGGCGCGGCCGGAGCTGGCCGAACTCGCGGGCAACCTGTGGAGCAACGCCAGGTCCTTGATCGCACGCAGCGCCTCGGGCGAGAGCACGGTGCTGCAACATCATCTCGCCAACATGTTCGTCGCCGCCGGCGCGACGCTGGCCGCGGATTCCGAGATGCGCGGCGAGATCAACCAGGGCGTCGTGGTGGTGCTGCGCAGTTTCATCGCCGACCAGAAGAGCGGCGTCTCCACCTTTATTGCCGACCAGGTCAAGGCCTGGGACATGGGGCAGCTGATCGGGGTGATCGAAGTCAACATCGGCCGCGACCTGCAATACATTCGTTTCAACGGCTCGCTAATCGGCGGGCTCGCCGGGCTCGCGCTGTATACCATCGAGGTGCTGTTGCGGTTGTGA
- a CDS encoding dihydroorotase translates to MTQTFQSILKNGTVVNQDGEGVRDIGIANGRIAAIGTLDAGSAAEVIDCKGLHILPGVIDTQVHFREPGLTQKEDLETGSRSAVMGGVTAVFEMPNTNPLTVDEAAFTAKVKLGHHRMHCDFAFFIGGTRENVQDLPELERAPGCAGVKVFIGSSTGALLVEDDDSLRRIFKVINRRAAFHAEDEYRLNDRKNLRIEGDPRSHPVWRDETAALMATQRLVKIAHETGKRIHVLHISTKEEIDFLRDHKDVATCEATPHHLTLTAPECYERLGTLAQMNPPVRDASHRDRIWHGIEQGIVDVLGSDHAPHTLEEKNKTYPASPSGMTGVQTLVPIMLDHVNAGRLSLARFVDLSSAGPARIYNIATKGRIAAGYDADFTVVDMKRSETITNDWVASKAGWTPYDGVKVTGWPVGTFVRGNRVMWQGELVTPAQGETVRFLETLRG, encoded by the coding sequence ATGACCCAGACATTTCAATCTATTCTAAAGAACGGCACCGTCGTCAATCAGGACGGCGAGGGCGTGCGCGATATCGGCATCGCGAATGGCCGGATCGCCGCCATCGGCACGCTGGATGCCGGCTCCGCCGCCGAGGTGATCGACTGCAAGGGGCTGCATATCCTGCCGGGGGTGATCGACACTCAGGTGCATTTTCGCGAGCCCGGCCTGACGCAGAAGGAGGATCTGGAGACCGGCTCGCGCAGCGCCGTGATGGGCGGCGTCACCGCGGTGTTCGAAATGCCGAACACCAACCCGCTGACCGTCGACGAGGCCGCCTTCACCGCCAAGGTGAAGCTCGGCCATCACCGCATGCATTGCGATTTTGCGTTCTTCATCGGCGGCACCCGCGAGAACGTGCAGGACCTGCCTGAGCTGGAACGCGCGCCGGGCTGTGCCGGCGTGAAGGTGTTCATCGGATCCAGCACCGGCGCGCTGCTGGTCGAGGACGACGACAGCCTGCGCCGCATCTTCAAGGTCATCAATCGCCGCGCCGCGTTCCACGCCGAGGACGAGTACCGCCTCAACGATCGCAAGAACCTGCGCATCGAGGGCGACCCGCGATCGCATCCGGTGTGGCGCGACGAGACCGCGGCGCTGATGGCGACGCAGCGGCTGGTGAAGATCGCGCACGAGACCGGCAAGCGGATCCATGTGCTGCATATCTCCACGAAAGAAGAGATCGATTTCCTGCGCGACCACAAGGACGTCGCGACCTGCGAGGCGACGCCGCATCACCTGACGCTGACCGCGCCGGAATGCTACGAGCGGCTCGGTACGCTGGCCCAGATGAATCCGCCGGTGCGCGACGCCAGCCATCGCGACCGCATCTGGCACGGCATCGAGCAGGGCATCGTCGACGTGCTGGGCTCCGACCATGCGCCGCATACGCTTGAAGAAAAGAACAAGACCTATCCGGCCTCGCCCTCGGGCATGACGGGGGTGCAGACGCTGGTGCCGATCATGCTCGACCACGTCAATGCCGGGCGGCTGTCACTGGCGCGCTTCGTCGATCTGTCCAGCGCCGGCCCGGCGCGGATCTACAACATCGCCACCAAGGGCCGCATTGCCGCAGGCTATGACGCCGACTTCACGGTGGTCGACATGAAACGCTCCGAGACCATCACCAACGACTGGGTGGCTTCCAAAGCAGGCTGGACGCCCTATGACGGCGTCAAGGTCACCGGCTGGCCGGTCGGCACCTTCGTGCGCGGCAACCGTGTGATGTGGCAGGGCGAGCTGGTGACGCCGGCGCAGGGCGAGACCGTGCGGTTTCTGGAGACGCTGAGGGGGTAG
- a CDS encoding YgfZ/GcvT domain-containing protein has protein sequence MKAAFLSDRGVIKLSGDDARGFLNNLITSELGTLQPGSARFGALLTPQGKIIVDFLVTEAPAGHGGGLLIDCPRALAQGLATKLGFYKLRAKVVVENLSDSLGGLAVWDGDTTLKPDLSFADPRNAALGWRVLVPADLAQKTADLVGAEFVDEAAYEAHRIALGVPRGGLDFSYGDAFPHEANMDRMAGVDFDKGCYVGQEVVSRMQHRTVVRTRVTRVELDGPVPEPGIEIRAGDKAVGTMGSSANGHGLALLRLDRTADAIDASLPLLAGGIPLHLTAAEDVRIAPKKLLA, from the coding sequence ATGAAGGCAGCGTTTCTTTCCGACCGGGGCGTGATCAAGCTCAGCGGTGACGACGCCCGCGGATTTCTCAACAATCTGATCACCTCGGAGCTCGGAACGCTGCAGCCCGGTTCCGCCCGGTTCGGGGCGCTGCTAACGCCGCAGGGCAAGATCATCGTCGACTTCCTGGTCACCGAGGCCCCGGCCGGACACGGCGGCGGGCTGCTGATCGATTGCCCGCGCGCACTCGCGCAGGGCCTCGCGACAAAACTCGGCTTCTACAAATTGCGCGCCAAGGTCGTGGTGGAAAACCTCTCCGACAGTCTGGGGGGTCTGGCTGTGTGGGATGGCGACACCACGCTGAAGCCGGACCTCAGTTTCGCAGATCCGCGCAACGCCGCGCTCGGCTGGCGCGTCCTCGTGCCCGCGGATCTGGCGCAAAAGACCGCCGACCTGGTCGGCGCCGAATTCGTCGACGAAGCGGCCTATGAGGCGCATCGCATCGCGCTCGGCGTGCCGCGCGGCGGCCTCGATTTCAGCTATGGCGACGCTTTCCCCCATGAGGCCAACATGGACCGCATGGCCGGCGTCGATTTCGACAAGGGCTGCTATGTCGGCCAGGAAGTGGTGTCGCGCATGCAGCACCGCACCGTGGTGCGGACACGGGTGACCCGCGTCGAGCTCGATGGACCGGTGCCGGAGCCGGGCATTGAAATCCGCGCCGGCGACAAGGCGGTCGGCACCATGGGCTCGTCCGCCAATGGCCACGGCCTGGCGCTGCTGCGGCTCGATCGCACCGCCGACGCCATCGATGCCTCGCTGCCACTGCTGGCCGGCGGCATTCCGCTGCACCTCACCGCGGCCGAGGATGTGCGCATCGCGCCGAAGAAGCTGCTGGCATGA
- a CDS encoding DNA-3-methyladenine glycosylase I, whose translation MSKPALLHADGLKRCPWPGEDPFYVAYHDTEWGVPEYDDRALYEKLILDGFQAGLSWITILRKRDNLRAAFDDFKPEKIARYSEKKVHALMQDAGIVRNRAKIEGAIGSAKGYLKIMEDGPGFSKFLWDFVDGKPIVNNFKTHGSVPASTPLSAKISKELASRGFKFIGPTIIYAFMQATGMVNDHLVSCFCHEACRSKLRAPRLKPKPSKPDRA comes from the coding sequence ATGAGCAAGCCCGCGCTGCTGCATGCCGATGGCCTGAAACGCTGCCCGTGGCCCGGCGAAGATCCGTTCTACGTGGCCTATCACGACACCGAATGGGGCGTGCCGGAATATGACGACCGCGCGCTGTACGAGAAGCTGATCCTCGACGGTTTCCAGGCCGGGCTGTCGTGGATCACCATTCTGCGCAAGCGCGACAATCTTCGCGCCGCGTTCGACGACTTCAAGCCCGAGAAGATCGCGCGCTACAGCGAGAAGAAGGTGCACGCGCTGATGCAGGACGCCGGCATCGTGCGCAACCGCGCCAAGATCGAGGGCGCCATCGGCAGCGCCAAGGGCTATCTGAAGATCATGGAGGACGGCCCCGGCTTCTCGAAATTCCTGTGGGATTTTGTCGACGGCAAGCCGATCGTCAACAATTTCAAGACCCATGGCAGCGTGCCGGCGTCCACGCCGCTGTCGGCGAAGATCTCCAAGGAACTGGCGTCGCGCGGTTTCAAATTCATCGGCCCTACCATCATCTACGCCTTCATGCAGGCCACCGGCATGGTCAACGACCATCTGGTGAGTTGCTTCTGCCACGAAGCCTGCAGGAGCAAACTGCGCGCGCCGCGCCTCAAGCCCAAGCCCTCCAAACCAGATCGCGCCTGA
- a CDS encoding HD family hydrolase, producing MAKSKFSTDVATRAWQRMLSGRRLDLLDPSPLDIEIADIAHGLARVARWNGQTHGPNIFSVAQHTLLVEAVLRQQAPRVDDRVRLAALLHDAPEYVIGDMISPFKAVIGGAYKVVEHRLLAAIHIRFGLPPVLAPEITKQIKNADMGAAYLEATHLAGFSQAEAKRLFGKDPGLSEAAMEDFLTPWSAGKAEKRLLARFEAVAIS from the coding sequence ATGGCCAAATCCAAATTCTCCACCGACGTGGCCACCCGCGCCTGGCAGCGCATGCTGTCGGGGCGCCGGCTCGATCTGCTCGACCCTTCACCGCTGGACATCGAGATCGCCGATATCGCCCATGGCCTTGCGCGCGTCGCGCGCTGGAACGGGCAGACCCACGGTCCCAACATCTTCTCGGTGGCACAGCACACGCTGCTGGTGGAAGCCGTGCTGCGCCAGCAGGCGCCGCGCGTCGACGACCGCGTCCGATTGGCCGCCCTGCTGCACGACGCGCCGGAATATGTCATCGGCGACATGATCTCACCGTTCAAGGCGGTGATCGGCGGCGCCTACAAGGTGGTGGAGCATCGCCTGCTCGCGGCGATCCATATCCGCTTCGGCCTGCCGCCGGTGCTGGCGCCGGAGATCACCAAACAGATCAAGAATGCCGACATGGGCGCCGCCTATCTCGAGGCAACGCATCTGGCTGGCTTCTCGCAGGCCGAGGCCAAGCGGCTGTTCGGCAAGGACCCCGGCCTGTCCGAAGCGGCCATGGAGGATTTCCTGACGCCGTGGTCGGCAGGGAAAGCGGAGAAGCGTTTGCTGGCGCGCTTCGAGGCGGTGGCCATTTCGTAG